The Arachis hypogaea cultivar Tifrunner chromosome 14, arahy.Tifrunner.gnm2.J5K5, whole genome shotgun sequence DNA window CGTTCGACAAAAACTATTACTCGAATCTTCAGGTTCACAAGGGTTTGCTCCAAAGTGACCAAGAGTTGTTCTCAACTTCCGGTGCAGATACCATCGACATTGTTAACAAGTTCAGTAGTGACCAAAATGCTTTCTTTGAGGCCTTCAAGGCTTCAATGATCAAAATGGGTAACATTGGTGTGTTGACCGGTTCTCAAGGCGAAATTCGAAAACAATGCAACTTTATTAACTCACAATCTGCTCAATTGGGTCTCTACAATGTGGCTTCCAAAGAATCATCATCAGAAGATGGAATGGTTAGCTCaatctaaataaattaaataagcaAGACTTCATTAATGATGAAAGTAAGCCACCACTCCTAAGTACTAACAATAAGGAAGCTATATGTGCCCTCGGGTAGTTACTAATATGCTGTTTAAGCGTGTCACTGAGAAATTTTCAATAATGTGTTACTGTTCATAATTAGTTTCATCACCTTTTtatttctcttgcttgctctgtTTTATGTCCTTTATATTTTAGAAGGGAAAATATGATAGAATCTCATTTCAATCGGCGATTAATGAAGTTATTATTGATGGATATAGGGTGTATTATCAGAGAGTAGATAtacatacaaaatatataaaaaaaaaaaaaaaacataatcttTTCAACAATTTTTATGTATTGAAGATAAATTTgttataaatcataattaatgattTTGTagcaagataaaaaaaattagttgttgATATAAAGTTCATGACTCTTTGTgcacaaaaaaattattctattactgaatttgaaaactttttgtcttaaaattttattttgtttaaaaacttAACTAAAAGCCTCCTTTTGAGGGagaaaagagtaaaagaaaaagaaaaagaaaaagaaaaagaagaatagctTTGATTTAGACTTTAGCCAGTCAGAGGGGCTTGGTTTGAATTTTAGGACCAATAAAGTAAGAAATAAGCAACTGCCATTAAATAAGAAGAATAAATCATATTTTAACTCGAAGATTTTTTGcgccaaaaattaaagaaaatcgaaaattttgataattttttttaaagcaatATTACACATTTAAGTCTAATCAAATTAAAcgataaaacttaaaataatactaatcataattaatttttattatgtgagaccaatttaattaaacttaactaacaaaaaaatatggatgtataatactatttttttttattaagtgtAATTGTGAACGATTATCATTAATTGATAGATTATATTGAGCTATAGTAGTGCAAGTTTCATAAATATATTCAACGAAAATTCACAAACATTTAATACAATTAgatgaaattttcaattaaaatgaCCTAACTCCCTGAAGTCTATAACAGGTAAAATATGAGAGAGACACACACACgtaatgaattatgaatttatgatacGTGGTGCATGTGGGGTATGTGACATGTGGTTCTAGACTTCTAGTTACTTTGATTCCATAGAATACATACCAATAATTGAAGTTGACTTGTCCAAGATATTAGATGCATGTATGAAGCCAAGCAATAATTTTCACCGCGTATGATTATTGTCCTTTATTCATCCATCTCAAAGTTGAGAGGAAGGCAGCCACAAATGACGATCGGACccaaaaaagtaaataataatcaaaaggaaaaaagaaggcaggtttttttagtttgtttaaaGAGATATTTGTAAAGTTTTATTGGTCTAACTAAAATTGaactctaaatttttaaattgtaaaaacTATAagattatatcataaaattattttttttaaaaaaaacttaaatagatagaaagagatatataaataattatattttacattcatataatatatatacattgTCGTGTTATATTACAACAAAAATTAATCATCAATAATCGTGACTTATAGAaatgtatatttattatatttctttaaattattttattatatttctttaatAAATCAGTTATAAATTTAACTGAAGGTggctataattataataaaataattgaataaaatttaaaatttaataacacTTGTTACCAATTGAATATTGCAATGcttgtatttttgttttcttctacaTATACAGTAATCcaaatatcataaaattaaacttttatatatatatcataacgATGAAGCTTCTTAATTTGACTTTTGATACAAATTAAATACCCAATCTATACACCTATCTTCCCCGTTCATACAAGTATAACTGCAAATAAATTAAACCCGTTAAAAATTTCCCAAATCCTCTCTAATAAATTAGCAATATGAAAAATATAATGATtaagtttttaacttttttatattttataaaatagaaggaaaaaggaaaaactaaTCTTCTATGTCATCTCTGATATTGCTTCTACCATGAATGCTTTTGTTAGATATCTCTTGACTTATAATTTATACACAACAGGCATGAAACTGACACAAGATCCCGAGTTCGCGGCCAACCTAgatttttttactctttttttagtaGTGTTGAAAACTTCTTGCCTCCTTGTTATATTATTATCTTTGATTATAATTTAACATGACTTAGGTCTTAGTTTGGATtggttttttaatgaaaaaagtttttttttttaaaataaaattattttattcaacttaaaatttatttagatacattttttaaaaaaaaagtacttttattaaaaagGCCAAAAACAAAagacatttttaatatttaattttttttttaaatttgtttaaatataaaataatttttttctattaaaaaaagatgttttttttttaaataaataaataaatattttttcaaaaatcaatctaAACTGATCGTTAGTCAATTGGATTACTTCATTTTTTAAAAACATGTTATTGATTATATATAATAGAGCCAGACTAGGCTagcttactttttttttaaagaaaagcgtatcaattttattttttctttttaaataattgtcaCTTAACTATTTTCATTTTatgataatttcaaaaattttttaatacttGCATCAATTGTTATTATTCTGTAAGATTAAATTTGAAAGAATTGAAACatacaagaaaaattaattaaatagtgTAGGGTGgctataattttttttcctaggtgtggaatcaaattcaaattaaatagtcAATTacgttaataaaaaataactgtAATACTAAAGGGATAAAAAGAACAACCCAAATTTACtttatttgtaatttattaatcatagcaataataattaataaatattaaataagataaattttgattatttttttattttttttgttattaaatatttttgaaaaaataattattagataatataATGGATGTAAATGTAAATAGATGTTATTTCGTCCTGTAAGTGCCGAGATTAGTGGCCTCCAGTTGAGCGCTTGGATTCATGGCTGAGTTGAACGTCGTCCAGATATGAAGGTACAATCTTAACCTCGGCCTTCTGAAACACGGcggcgggagcacctgcaaagagcactccgacgctcaagtaagtatGAGTTATAATCAAGTAAGGAGTAATAATCAGAAGTAAACGTAGAACCTGAGTCTTTATGAGTTAGAGGGCTTAGTTTTATAGACGTTTTTGGGTTGATAGTGGACTTCGTAGGTTCCGATATTCCTGGTGAGTGCAGTTATCAGTATCTTTGATACGTATAGAGGCGTGATCGTGTAGTGTAGTCTGTTTAGCGGTAATGGTTTGGGAGATAAGAttgtttttctgttttgtttgtttcCGCTCTGAGGTCGGTTTGCGACTGAGTTTGGTTGCCGAGGTTCGCATGGTACACGTCATAGCCCCCGAGGTCGTCTAGTGTTCTGTATAGAACGGTAGACGAGCTTTGGTGACGTGTTTGTCCTTCATGCGTGGCTAAATGttgttttgaaaaaatttgaaaaagttttatttGTGTATCTTCGCAAGTCGTGTCCCCTTTATTGCGTTGTTATTGTCTTTTGGGTTTCCCACGTTCTTTAGTGGGTGTGAACCAACTTACCCACTTCAATAGTGGGCTTGCAATAATAGTTACCCCTTCTGTTTTGGAACTTACGCTGCGTTGCTCCCTCTTCTTTCCGTTTTATTTTCGCTATGTCTTCGAAAGGTTAGTGTTTCTTGACTTTTCTTTGACTGTTGGTTTTCGTGTGTTTTCCATGGCGGgagagaaattaaaagagaaattgaaagcTGTTGAGGTTAGGGAAGATGACCCATATCACTGGGTTCAAGATGACGTGAAGACccgttcttcttcttttgttaGTGTCGAATCCCTTTCCGAGTTGAGGGGTATGGACTTTGTTAAGGGTGGTTCTGGTGTTGTCGTTAAGTTTCAGCCCTGTTCCAGTAGTGATAGGGTTTGTGAGAGAAGGGGTGACTGGGAGTACTTTTACATGTATACTCCATGCATGGTTGATCTTGGTGTGAAGtttcctttttcctcttttgaGTGTGACGTCCTCACTCAACTTAACTGTGCGCCTTCGCAATTGCACCCAAATTCCTGGGCGTTCCTTCGTGCCTTCCAATGTTTGATGGATtatctttcttttccttgttcATTGTCTTTGTTCTTCTCACTTTTTCAAGCTAAGGGGGTTCGTAAGGGTTTGTGGGTCTGTCTCAGTAGCTTCCCGGGTCGGTCCCTGTTTCATCTTTACAAATCTTCTTTCAAGAATTTCAAGTCTCTCTTTATTAAAGTTCGTTCAGCCGAGTCTGAATATCCCTTTTATTTGGATGATGAGCTTAGTGAGAGATTTCTCCTCTACTGGTGTTCTGAGCCTAGCCAAATCCTTGAGGCTTCCGAGCGAAGTGAGGAGGAGGAGTTTATGATGGATTTTCTTGTTGAGAGTGTTGCTGCTGGGGAGTGTATGTCTATTCCTGATATTTTGCGTTTACATGATTTGGGTGATAATGAGGGTTTGAGAGCGTATATAGGTAATGTTTTGGGTTTTTATATCGTTTGTGTTGATTTTTGTTGAGTTTCTGTAATGTTGATGTTTTCTTGCAGGTGGCCGAGTTCCTCTGTTGGATCCCAACAAGTTGCAGTCTTTCttaaataagaagaaagaaaagggcgTTGGTGGCTCTGGTAACCGAAAGGATGCTGGAAAGCAAGCCTATTCTTCTGTTGCCCATCCCACCTCTTCGTTCAAGAGGAAGAGGGATGATGTATCCTTAGAGGTTATTTCCGAAGGTGGTCCGGCGGCTGTGGGTGGTGGGGAGCTTGTTTTTGAACGGCAGAAGAAGCTTCATGGCTTTATTGCTGGATCTAGTCCTCATTCCCTTTGGAGCGAGCAGTTCAATTTTGCCGAGCTCTCTGATAGGGCTTCACAGTATCCGGGCGATATGCTTGTGACTCGTCGAATTGGTATGGAGGCGCTTGGCAAGTTTGTTCAGGTAGTTTgctttgttcttgtttttagttTTCTTTGATTGTCTTAATCTTGTTGTTCACCTCGGAAAACTGTATGTAGGTGGTTGCTTCTCGATTGCTCTGCATTGGTCGTACAGTCGAATTTATTGGTGCCGAGCAGCAGGAGGTGGTGGACAAAGTTGCTGATTTGGAGAAGTCATATAAAGCGAGGATCGCCGAATTGGAAAAATCGGTTAAGGAGAAGGAGGATGTTTTTGTTAGTGCTGTTGCTAAGGCAAAGGAATCTGAAGAAGATGTTGTCCGCTTGAGGGATCAGATTTGTCTGTTGCAAGCCAAGGTGAAAGAAAGTGACGTTGCTAAAGGTGAACTCACAGCTCGAGTCCATGAGTTGGAGGAAAATGGGATGGAGATGTTTTCTTATGGTTTTGAGCGTTCTGTGAGTCAAATCGCTTTGCTAGCTCCGGAGTTTGATAAGGATCAGCTTGATATGACCAAGATAGTGGTCGGTGGTAAACTAATTGTAGATGGGGCTGTGGAGGAGCATGGTGAAAATGTTCCTCCCCCTTAGTTTTGATGTTTATTAGactttattttgactaagtactTTGTTTTGACTAAGTTTGGTTTAGTAGACCGACGTTTTTGGTCTTTTGGATTCTTATGCTGTTTTTGGCTCGTTGTATGCTTGGAAAGATGCTTTGTTTTGGCCGAGGTTCGGCTGTATAATTTATAAACACATGCTATGTTGGTTTCGttcttgaaatttgaatttgtttgGAAAGGAGAGTCATATTCGTGTGTATAAATGAATTGGGCGTCCGGCCTCATTAAAACCCTCCTTAGGCAAAACCCTTCTTTTTGGGAAAAAAGCTCTATGGGGGAAAAAGAGTACCTTCATCTGCTAAATTGTACAAATTATGATCTATACATTTTGAGTGAAGAGATGTTCCAGTTTTCTGGTATGGTGTTGCcttgtaatgtttgaagttgatatGCCCCCATGCCGAGCACTTTTACTACTCGGAAGGGGCATTCCCAGTTTGCGGCGAGCTTGCCATGTGCTGGAGGTCGTCTGGCCTCTTCTGTTCGTTTGAGCACTAAGTCGCTTTCCACGAATGTCCTCGGTACTACTCTTTTATTGTGCTTTCTTTCTGCCAGTTTTTTCTGGGCTCTTTGTTTGATGGCGGCAATTTCCCTGTCTTCTTCGGCTAGGTCAAGTTCGGCATTTCTAACATTTATGTTTTGTTGCTCGTTGTATAGCTCGACTCTTAACGTCGGTATCCCGACCTCCACAGGGATTAGCGCTTCTGAGCCATAAACTAACTTGAAGGGTGTTTCGCCCGTAGTGTTATGTATCGTGGTATTGAAACTCCACAATACTTCTGGTATTAGCTCGGCCCATTCTCCCTTCGCATTGTCGAGCTTTCTCTTTATTGCCTGCAACACAACTCGGTTAGCAGCTTTggcctgcccattagtttgtgggtgttcGACCGAGCTAAAACGGTGTTGTATATTAAAATTTCTTAGGAACAAACCGAGCTTATTGTCTGTGAATTGTCTACCATTGTCCGATATTATTTCCTTTGGTATTCCAAAACGgcatattatatttttctatataaaaGATCGTACCTTTTCGGCTATTATCTTTGCTAAGGgttgtgcttctatccattttgaaaAGTAGTCTATTGACACCAAAAGGAATTTTACCTGTCCTGGCGCTATTGGAAATGGCCCGAGGATATCAAGTCCCCATCTGTGgaaaggccagcttacctccATGCTGTGCAATACCTCGGCCGTCGTCGTGGAGATGGCTTCATGCTTTTGGCATTTGTCACATGCTTTGACTTTTGCTATGCAATCTCTCTTCATGGTCGGCCAGTAGTAGCCTGTTCGGACTATTTTTGCAGCGAGAGCTCGTCTTCTTATGTGGTTTCCACATACACCTTCGTGAACTTCATCCATCACCTCTCTGGCTTCATCTTTGTTTAAACATTTTAGCAGTGGCTGTGAGAAACCGCGTCTGTATAGCTCTCCTGCTATCTTTGTGTAGAAGCTTGCTTTACGTCTGAACTGTTGGGGGTTGGGCTCGTCCCTGGGTATGATACATGTGCGTATGTACTCAAGAAAATGTTTTCTCCAGTCATGGAGGTGGTTAATGTTTTCTATATATAACAGTTCAATGCTGGGTTTTGTGAGTGTATGTTGTGATAATGTTGATGTTTGTGTATCTGCCCTGGTGGCAGCGAGCTTGGATAGTATGTCTGCTCTGACATTTTGTTCTCTATGCACATGTAATATAGTAAAAGaactaaaatttgaaattagatccTTTGCTATGAGCCAGTATTGTTCTAGCAAAGGATCTTTTACCTGAAATTCTCCTCGGATTTGTTGGACCACCAAGAGGGAGTCGCAGTGTGCTGTTAGGCTTTGTACTTGGTGGCTTAGGGCGAGCTTGAGTCCTGCTATGAGGGCTTCATACTCGGCCTGGTTGTTGTTCGCCGAGAAGTGAAAATGGAGAGCTTGTTCTGCTACCACCTCGTTTCCTTCTTTCAGGATTATACCGGCACCGCTTCCTTCTCGGCTTGATGCTCCGTCCACATGTAATTCCCAAGTTTTATTGTGCTCGTCAGGAGTCAGTTCTGTGATGAAGTCGGCAAGAACTTGTGCTTTGAGGGCCGATCTGGGCTGAAACTGAATGTCGAACTCTGAGAGCTCAATTGACCACTTGGTCAGGCGTCCGGCCAGTTctggttttgtcaatatttgccTTAATGGGTGGTTTGTCCTTACTACTATTGTGTGGCTTTGGAAATAGTGTCTTAGTCTTCTTGCCGTGACCATAAGTGCCAGGGCTAGCTGCTCTATCCTCGGGTACCTTTGTTCTGTTGGTTGCATGACTCTGCTGACGAAGTATACTGGCTGTTGTGTCTTTCCTGCCTCAATGACAAGAGCCGAGCTTATAGAGTGATTGGAAATAGACAAATATAAATATAGAGGTTTACCAACTTCAGGTCTTTGCAGCACGGGTGGTGATGATAAGATGGTTTTAAGCTCGGCAAACGCGTTCTCGCACTCTGGGGTccattgaaattttttattctttaagatCGTCTGGAAAAATAGGTGTGACCGACTTGATACTACTGGCAAGAATCGAGAGAGTGCAGCTACCCTTCCTGCTAATTGTTGTACCTCTTTTATCGTTTTAGGGCTTGCCATGTTGAGTATTGCTTCACATTTTTCAGGGTTTGCTTCAATACCTCGTGAGGTTAACATAAATCCAAGGAATTTGCCTCCTTGAACTCCAAAGGCGCATTTTTCCGGGTTGAGTCTCATATTGTATGATCGGATCTGTTCGAAAATTTTCTTGAGGTCGTCGCAGTGTGATCGATCTTTGGTGATCTTGGCTACCATATCGTCTACATAAATTTCTATGTTCCGACCTATTTGGTGCCGGAATACTTTGTCCATCAGTCGTTGGTAGGtcgcacctgcattctttaggccaaatggcataactCGATAGCAAAAATTACCATGCTCAGTTATAAATGCTGTCTTGCTTTGGTCTTCTGGATGCATTAGAATTTGGTTGtagccagagtatgcatccatgaagctcaagCTTTTGAAGCCTGAGGCGTTGTCTATGAGTTTATCGATGCACGGCAAAGGGTAAGCATCTTTAGGGCATGCTTTATTTAAATctgtaaagtcgacgcacatgcgccatttacctgagttttttcttaccattaccacgttTGAGAGCCACATGGTGAAGCGGATTTCTTTGATGAAGTTAGCCTTGAGGAGCTTCTCTGTTTCTTCTAAGGCCGCTTTTGATTTTTCCGCGCCGAGGTTTCTCTTCTTCTGAGCTATAGGTCGGCTTGTCTTGTTGGTGGCCAGTTTGTGGCAGATGATGTCTGGGCTAATGCCGGGCATATCTGCCGGAGTCCAGGCGAATAGCTCAGCATTGTCTTGTAATAGTTTTATCAGCTCCGTTCTCTGTAGTCCCTGTAGTGCTTGGCCGATGTATGTCACCTGTCCCGGGGTTTGGGTCAGTTGGATCTTCTGTAACTCATCTGCTGGTTGAGATCTTTCTTGGGCGTCTCCTCGAGGATCAAGCTCGGCCAGGGACAAGACTTCTGTGCTATGTATTGACTGGACTTCACTTTGTTTCTGGCTTGTGTCCGATCTCTTTAGGCTTGCATTATAGCATTTCCGAGCTTGTTGGCGGTCAGAGTGTATTGTTGCTATCTTGTCGTCCTGTGCCTGAAATTTAACACATAAATGATAAGTAGATATGACTGCTCTGAACATGTTCAGAGCAGGTCTTCCAAGTATAATATTGTAAGGACTAGGGCAGTCAACTATTAGGTATTGTATATCTAAGGTCCTTGATAACGGCAAATCTCCCATCGTTGTCCTTAGCCATATATAACCCTTGATTGgtattctttcaccaaagaatcCTACTAATTCTCCGGATGAGGGCTGTATTAGTTTTTCAGATAGGTTCATTTTTGAAAAAGTAGAATAAAAGAGGACATCAGCGCTACTACCTGGGTCCAGAAGGACTTTTCTTACCAAAAGGTCGCCTGTTTGGATTGAAATTACCATCGGGTCGTCTAAGTGAGGAGCAGCCGAGCATATGTTAGACTGGTTGAAGGTGATTTCTAGGTCAGGTGTACTGTTGTTGCTTGGTGGCGTTGTCCCTTCTATTGCTAGCATTGCTCGGTAGCTTCGTTTTCGTGCCAAGGTTGTTTCGCCGCCTCCTGCGAATCCCCCGGATATACAGTTTATAACCCCTTTAGGTGGGTTGTTGTTTGACCATTTGTTGGCGTCTTTACTTGCCGAGGTTTGCTGACGTTCTTCTTTGTCGTTGTCTTTATGTCTCCGACCTTCGATGTATTTGTCTAGGAGACCCTGCCTTGCTAATCTTTCTAGGAGATCTTTGGCTATCACGCACTCGTCGGTTGTGTGGACATATTTTTGGTGGAAGGCGCAGTGCTTGCCTTTGTCGACGAATCATTGATCTTGGTAGCTCCCGGCCCTAGCTGGTGGTTTTATAATCTTAGCGTTGAGTATTTCTTTGATTATCCTTTCACTCTTTGTATTGAATCTGGTGTAGTTGTCAAATTTTGGAGTGAGCTTAAATGGTTTGCCGGGGTCTTTAGTGCTCGTCGATTTGGGTGTTCTGCTGTCTTCCCTTCTTGGTCTTCTTTTAGTTTTTTCGGCCTCGCGGAGTTCTTTGATCTCCATTTGTCCTGCTGCTCTTTCTCGGAATTCTTCTAGTGTCTTTGGTTTTGTGACTGTGATTATTTCTTTGAATTTTCCAGGTCAGAGACCAGCCTTGAGGGCGTGTAAGTGCACGGTTGGGTTGAGATCAGGTATTTCCATGGTGGCATCCATGAACCTGGTCATATATTCCTTCAAACTTTCTTGTGGGCCTTGGCGGATGGTGCTGAGGTAGTCCGATCCATGTACGTAGATGCGTGCAGCTGCAAAGTAGTCAATGAATGACCTTGCTAGCTCTTCAAAGGAAGCGATTGATCCTGCAGGTAACTTCGAAAACCAAAGCAAAGCAGCTCCGTCAAGGTAAGTAAGAAAAGCTCTGCAAAGTACAGGGTCGTTATTAGGCccgttaaaaaacatcatagattgGAATTTTTTAATGTGAGCCCGGGGGTCACCAATCCCCTTGTATGGCTCAAAAGAGGAGGGGAGCGTAAAATGCTTTGGCATTTGATAGTTCGTGATTTCTTCAGAGAATGGATTGTCCAAGGTCAGTTTCTCCTGGGGGGGGGGTTGACGCCTATTAGGTCAGTGCCTGCTGGGGTTGGGCCCTGGGATTTGCCCTCCTCCTGTTTGCTGTTTTGAGTTGATAGCTCTGCTAGCCTTTTGACTTCCGCTTGCAGCTCGGCCATTTGGGCCATAAGTTCGGCCTGGCTGAGTTGGTGAACTCCATTGTCAGCCATGctggaaggttgataaaccctgCGTAAGAGAGGAAAACAAAAGCACACTGTGAAAATAGAGTGGGGTTAGATATCGTGCCCCACAAATAGAGTGGGGTTAGATATCGTGCCCCatggtgggcgccaaatgtttcGTCCTGTAAGTGCCGAGATTAGTGGCCTCCAGTTGAGCACCTGGATTCGTGGCTGAGCTGAACGTCGTCCAGGTATGAAGGTACAATCTTAACCTTGGCCTTCTGAAACACGGcggcgggagcacctgcaaaGAGCACTCCGACACTCAAGTAAGTATGAGTTATAATCAAGTAAGGAGTAATAATCAGAAGTAAACGTAGAACCTGAGTCTTTATGAGTTAGAGGACTTAATTTTATAGACGTTTTTGGATTGATAGTGGATTTTGTAGGTTTCGATATTCCTGGTGAGTGCAGTTATCAGTATCTTTCATACGTATAGAGGCGTGATCGTGTAGTGTAGTCTGTTTAGCGGTAATGGTTTGGGAGATaagattatttttctattttgtttgtttCCGCTCTTTGAGGTCGGTTTGCGACTGAGTTTGATTGCCGAGATCGCGTGATACACGTCAGatgtaataaataaaattttcaaattaatggTCATGTGCTCCCCTATACACCTGCATATCTGAAACTAAATGGCATCTATTTATATTTCGTGGTAATTTATTTaaagtaaagaagaaaaaaaaaaaagtggagtGCGCAGAGTCGGAGACTCATgcgattctttttattttttttgttttcgtaAAGCATTTATTGATGTGAGCTTACACCCCATAATCTTTTTATTAGTGCTAGTACTTTTTTACGAGATGACTACATCTTTGAAAAAACTAAAGGCAAGAAAAGTAGATAATGACTGGATATAATTAATAAGATTgtgagaaattattttattttattttattaatatatatgtaggGTTGAGTTGAgaaatatttatgattttaaaatatatatttaatatgaaattatatgatcattcatgcatttttattgttttacttttaacataaatatttaaaaaattataggcattaaattaaattagtctaTATCAGGATGATAGTATTATACTACCATCTTGAAATGAACAAGTGGCAAGTTGAATAAATAAAGGTTGTCTATAAACAATGCTCCAATGTGTGTCTCAGATAAGGCACACTACCACATGttaaatattgctattaataaCGTAAACTACAAGAACATTTATATGCAAAAACCAAATCTAAGTCTAGCTTCGCATCCACTAGCAGCTTCGAACTTTCaagtttgaatttgaaaaatattaatacataaaatataaaactagtACGTGTTCGTCACAAGACGTcgtgtatttatttattaatcattTGAAGAATAATTACGAATTTTAATCcatctttttaatatttaaataactaagaatttatatttatatttatatttaatttttaaaatataatttactcCTTGACCCATtagattaaaaattgaaaaaccaaaaaaattaataaaaaatattacgtacatacaaaaaattatagataaaaatcagtcattatgtatttgtgtataaatacatatattatttaatttatttttaatatatatttaatattttatattttatagaatTGGTTAATTTATTGGTTATTTTTTGtatacacataatataatatagttAAAATTGAcacatctaaaaattttaaaaactatatatttaaaattgaaaCGTTAATTAGTTTGGTTTTAGTTTTATTTGGTAATTACTTCCGGAGTTTgggttaaatttattttaaatagtttaaatgcaaagtaaataagaaaaaaatgcgGGACATTGTTGATATTTAAGAGGAAACTTCTCAAACGAGACAAGCTGAAAGTTGGACCCCCTAATACTAAACAACCAGAAATCTTGGTCCACTAAATGTGGAGCCTACAAATGCGACAATAACTCTTATGTGTTTActcataatatataatatgtgtttactcataatatataattatttattattgggTAATAAATTACTAGGTACACAAAATAATACTCGAATCCCAAATAATCCAAGTGATTCTCTTAGCACTAAGTTAAAAATCATATGTGATACATAATGGGTGTTCAAAATCGATCTGGATTGAACTAAACCGACGAATCGAACCGAAATAATCGAAAACAGGAGAAATCGAAAA harbors:
- the LOC112742211 gene encoding uncharacterized protein, translating into MGDLPLSRTLDIQYLIVDCPSPYNIILGRPALNMFRAVISTYHLCVKFQAQDDKIATIHSDRQQARKCYNASLKRSDTSQKQSEVQSIHSTEVLSLAELDPRGDAQERSQPADELQKIQLTQTPGQVTYIGQALQGLQRTELIKLLQDNAELFAWTPADMPGISPDIICHKLATNKTSRPIAQKKRNLGAEKSKAALEETEKLLKANFIKEIRFTMWLSNVVMNAGATYQRLMDKVFRHQIGRNIEIYVDDMVAKITKDRSHCDDLKKIFEQIRSYNMRLNPEKCAFGVQGGKFLGFMLTSRGIEANPEKCEAILNMASPKTIKEVQQLAGRVAALSRFLPVVSSRSHLFFQTILKNKKFQWTPECENAFAELKTILSSPPVLQRPEVGKPLYLYLSISNHSISSALVIEAGKTQQPVYFVSRVMQPTEQRYPRIEQLALALMVTARRLRHYFQSHTIVVRTNHPLRQILTKPELAGRLTKWSIELSEFDIQFQPRSALKAQVLADFITELTPDEHNKTWELHVDGASSREGSGAGIILKEGNEVVAEQALHFHFSANNNQAEYEALIAGLKLALSHQVQSLTAHCDSLLVVQQIRGEFQVKDPLLEQYWLIAKDLISNFSSFTILHVHREQNVRADILSKLAATRADTQTSTLSQHTLTKPSIELLYIENINHLHDWRKHFLEYIRTCIIPRDEPNPQQFRRKASFYTKIAGELYRRGFSQPLLKCLNKDEAREVMDEVHEGVCGNHIRRRALAAKIVRTGYYWPTMKRDCIAKVKACDKCQKHEAISTTTAEVLHSMEVSWPFHRWGLDILGPFPIAPGQAIKRKLDNAKGEWAELIPEVLWSFNTTIHNTTGETPFKLVYGSEALIPVEVGIPTLRVELYNEQQNINVRNAELDLAEEDREIAAIKQRAQKKLAERKHNKRVVPRTFVESDLVLKRTEEARRPPAHGKLAANWECPFRVVKVLGMGAYQLQTLQGNTIPENWNISSLKMYRS